Genomic segment of Psychrobacter sp. JCM 18902:
GCAAAAGAATGGGGCGTATCAAGAACAACAATTTATCAGAAAGTCAACGATGGTGAGCTTTCTAGAACCGCAGACAAGAAAATTGATACTGCCGAGATGCTTCGAGTGTTTGGCGAACCTGTTGCCAAAAAACGTACTGAACAATCACTGAACACTACGAAAAACACGCACTCTAACAGTCAGGCTGTACAGAACAGTACAGCGCTTGAACACCAATTAGAGCTAGAGAAGCTGAAGAACGAACACCTACGGCAGCAAGTCAGCGATCAAAAACAGTTGATAGAGAACTACCAACAACAAATCGGTCAATTAAATAAGACATTGGAGAAAGCCAACGCCAGTATTCACGATTTTGCACAAGTAAGATTGCTAGAGTTCAAACAACCCAAAATTGACGCTGAGCCACAGCCTGCACAAGATATAAATACCCCAGCTGAGACTGTTTCTGAGAAGAAAAGAAGACGGTGGTTCTTTTAATCATGGGTTTATCAAAGCTTAAAACCTAATTTATCGAGATAAGGGATATAAAAAGCATGCTTACTTTCATCTAATAGCTCAGTTTCGATCCGCTCAGCAAATGCATTATAGTCTTCACCTTGCTTAGCATAGTTAGCCAGCTCACTCATTCTCGACAGCTTAGCCGCAAAAACACCCTTTTGTTTATCTG
This window contains:
- a CDS encoding plasmid replication DNA-binding protein, with translation MNISVTKAAKEWGVSRTTIYQKVNDGELSRTADKKIDTAEMLRVFGEPVAKKRTEQSLNTTKNTHSNSQAVQNSTALEHQLELEKLKNEHLRQQVSDQKQLIENYQQQIGQLNKTLEKANASIHDFAQVRLLEFKQPKIDAEPQPAQDINTPAETVSEKKRRRWFF